One stretch of Paucidesulfovibrio gracilis DSM 16080 DNA includes these proteins:
- a CDS encoding RnfABCDGE type electron transport complex subunit D, whose translation MRPPSPLLTVSCPPHIHCGRTTRGIMLETLLALLPAVVMAVVNYGLPALRVMALCAAAAVVVEALCARIMERENETDDLHALLTGLLLAFLLPASAPWWLVLAGAAASIVLGKAVFGGIGASPLAAPCVGWAILSISWPELMNTELTLLDSNFLAPLHELKHFGYLAVEDVPLMDLLLGHEIGGLGAVQTLPVLAGGLWLLARNRIKPLIPLGFVLGVTLTALCFQLINPEEYAGPVFHLLAGSTLFAAFFLTTDNGSSPVFPIGTLLFGLLAGCLLIIIRVWGVHPDGAAFAILLANLAAPLLDRIRPKPLIVHEGAY comes from the coding sequence ATGCGTCCGCCCTCTCCTTTGCTGACCGTGTCCTGCCCGCCCCACATCCATTGCGGACGAACCACCCGCGGCATCATGCTGGAAACGTTGCTGGCGCTCCTGCCGGCAGTGGTGATGGCCGTGGTCAACTACGGCCTGCCCGCTTTGCGTGTCATGGCCTTGTGCGCCGCGGCCGCCGTTGTCGTGGAGGCTCTTTGCGCACGCATTATGGAACGGGAAAACGAAACGGACGATCTGCACGCTCTGCTCACGGGGCTGCTGCTGGCCTTTCTGCTGCCCGCCTCCGCCCCCTGGTGGCTGGTGTTGGCCGGAGCCGCCGCAAGTATTGTCCTGGGCAAGGCCGTATTCGGCGGCATCGGGGCCAGCCCCCTTGCCGCGCCCTGCGTGGGCTGGGCCATCCTGTCCATCTCCTGGCCGGAACTCATGAACACGGAGTTGACCCTGCTGGACTCCAATTTCCTGGCTCCTCTCCATGAACTCAAGCATTTCGGCTATCTGGCCGTAGAAGACGTTCCCTTGATGGACTTACTTCTTGGCCACGAAATCGGCGGACTCGGGGCCGTGCAGACCTTGCCGGTGCTGGCGGGCGGTCTCTGGCTCCTGGCACGGAACCGCATCAAGCCGCTCATCCCCCTGGGATTCGTCCTCGGCGTTACCCTCACCGCGTTGTGTTTCCAGCTCATCAACCCCGAAGAGTACGCGGGACCGGTGTTCCACCTCCTGGCGGGCAGTACGCTGTTCGCGGCCTTTTTCCTGACTACGGACAACGGCTCTTCCCCTGTTTTTCCCATCGGCACGCTTCTTTTCGGCCTTCTAGCGGGTTGCTTGCTGATCATCATCCGCGTCTGGGGCGTTCACCCGGACGGCGCAGCCTTTGCGATCCTGCTGGCCAACCTTGCGGCTCCCCTGCTGGACCGCATCCGGCCCAAGCCGCTCATCGTGCATGAGGGGGCGTACTGA
- a CDS encoding class I SAM-dependent methyltransferase: MAKAPFDPRASLDELLHTARSRFGEVEFQEVGLSGGPLEILQIRDMTAYIDKIVARAGNSGDVQLPLWAKIWPGSVVLSMYLERCPLVEHGRYLEIGAGVGLAGLILARRGVHVTLTDLEPDALLFCRINALRNGLEQNVDVVAADFTRDRLEGTFDGILGGEVLFRQSMFEPLGAFLGAHLAPRPDAEIVLSVDSQREGIPFFKAVCTDYAIMRQDVPFSDKDSGEQRTACLYRMRRKS, from the coding sequence TTGGCGAAAGCACCTTTTGATCCCCGGGCTTCCCTGGACGAATTGCTGCATACGGCGCGTTCGCGCTTTGGTGAGGTGGAGTTTCAGGAAGTGGGGTTAAGCGGCGGTCCGTTGGAGATTCTCCAGATCCGGGACATGACCGCATATATCGATAAAATCGTTGCCCGGGCGGGCAATTCCGGTGATGTCCAGTTACCGTTGTGGGCGAAGATCTGGCCCGGCAGCGTGGTTTTGTCCATGTACCTTGAGCGGTGTCCCCTGGTGGAGCACGGCCGGTACCTGGAAATCGGTGCGGGCGTAGGACTGGCCGGACTGATTCTGGCCCGGCGCGGGGTCCATGTGACGCTGACGGACCTGGAGCCGGATGCGTTGCTGTTTTGCCGTATCAACGCTCTGCGGAACGGTCTGGAACAGAATGTGGATGTCGTCGCCGCCGACTTCACCCGTGACCGTCTGGAAGGTACTTTTGACGGAATTCTTGGCGGAGAGGTCTTGTTCCGGCAAAGCATGTTCGAACCGCTTGGAGCATTTCTCGGTGCGCATCTTGCCCCGCGTCCCGATGCCGAGATCGTGCTCAGCGTGGACAGTCAGCGCGAGGGGATTCCTTTTTTTAAGGCCGTTTGTACCGATTACGCCATCATGCGTCAGGACGTACCGTTTTCGGACAAGGACTCCGGCGAACAGCGCACGGCCTGCCTCTATCGGATGCGGAGGAAGTCTTGA
- the rsxE gene encoding electron transport complex subunit RsxE has protein sequence MIRMWKEFSKGLWKELPPFRLVLGLCPVLAVTKTADGGFGMGMAVVFVLTLSNLLVSLVRKIVPPKVRIACYIVIAASLVVAVELLMQAFAYTLYQKLGIFVSLIVVNCIILGRAEAFASKNPPHLSVADGLGMGLGFTLSLTFLGAIREISGYGTLFGAELFGPSFKPFSFMIEAPGAFVCLGMVLGAMNYFTNLQRRRRGLAPRANPTHECGSCGLCKGTER, from the coding sequence ATGATCAGAATGTGGAAGGAATTTTCCAAAGGATTGTGGAAAGAACTGCCGCCTTTCCGCCTGGTGCTCGGACTCTGCCCCGTGCTGGCCGTGACCAAGACGGCAGACGGCGGATTCGGCATGGGCATGGCCGTTGTATTCGTGCTCACCCTTTCCAACCTGCTCGTTTCCCTGGTGCGCAAAATTGTGCCCCCCAAGGTACGCATCGCCTGCTATATCGTTATCGCGGCCTCGCTGGTGGTGGCCGTGGAGCTGCTCATGCAGGCCTTTGCCTACACCCTGTACCAAAAACTGGGGATCTTTGTTTCCCTCATCGTGGTAAACTGCATCATCCTCGGAAGAGCCGAAGCATTTGCTTCCAAGAATCCGCCGCACCTTTCCGTGGCGGACGGTCTGGGCATGGGGCTGGGTTTTACGCTCTCCCTGACCTTTTTGGGAGCGATCCGCGAAATCTCAGGCTACGGCACCCTGTTCGGCGCAGAGCTTTTCGGTCCCTCGTTCAAACCCTTCAGTTTCATGATTGAGGCACCTGGCGCGTTCGTCTGCCTGGGCATGGTTCTGGGAGCCATGAACTATTTCACCAACCTGCAACGCCGTCGCCGGGGACTTGCGCCCCGGGCCAACCCCACTCACGAGTGCGGGTCATGCGGCTTGTGCAAGGGAACGGAGCGCTAA
- a CDS encoding HD domain-containing protein, with amino-acid sequence MTISLQQLDERFQNYVAGYLTGDPDNDYHIDLKIRHSLRVRDLAARIVRDEKLDAATTRLSLIAALLHDTGRFDQYRTYATFHDPSSKNHARLGITSLLHSDLMSGFSTFERRTVLGAVFLHNVRDLRPDLPEPLNTVVRVVRDSDKLDIIPVVLEHLSAGADASSKVTLDTKDAPARYTRSIYNKVLAGETANYRDMRWHNDFRLLLLGWVAGLNHAAARTIYRERGYAETLFAAMPDDAPMRQLRRKIALRLDSPSDHTSLSQPRTKQTTVSG; translated from the coding sequence ATGACCATTTCTCTTCAACAACTGGATGAGCGCTTCCAAAACTACGTTGCTGGATATCTTACCGGCGACCCCGACAACGACTACCACATCGACCTCAAAATCCGGCACAGCCTGCGCGTGCGGGATCTGGCCGCACGCATCGTGCGCGACGAGAAGCTTGATGCCGCCACGACACGACTCTCGCTCATAGCGGCTCTGCTGCACGATACGGGTCGGTTCGACCAATACCGCACCTACGCGACCTTCCACGATCCCTCGTCAAAAAATCACGCCCGGCTCGGCATTACCTCCCTGCTGCATTCAGACCTCATGAGTGGATTCTCCACCTTTGAACGCCGCACCGTGCTTGGCGCCGTGTTCCTGCACAACGTCCGCGATCTGCGCCCCGACCTGCCCGAACCGCTGAACACCGTTGTTCGCGTGGTCCGCGACAGCGACAAACTGGACATCATTCCTGTGGTCCTAGAACATCTCTCTGCCGGAGCCGATGCCAGCTCCAAGGTGACCCTGGACACCAAGGATGCCCCCGCACGGTACACACGTTCCATTTATAATAAGGTACTGGCCGGCGAGACGGCGAACTATCGGGACATGCGCTGGCACAACGATTTCCGTCTGCTCTTGCTCGGCTGGGTCGCGGGTCTGAACCATGCCGCAGCCCGCACCATCTACCGGGAACGAGGCTATGCCGAGACCCTTTTCGCGGCCATGCCCGACGACGCCCCCATGCGGCAACTCCGCAGAAAGATAGCGCTTCGACTCGACAGCCCCTCCGACCACACCTCGCTCTCGCAACCCCGTACCAAGCAAACAACTGTTTCCGGCTGA
- a CDS encoding NAD(P)/FAD-dependent oxidoreductase produces MNRIYDVVILGSGPGGIQAAIHASRKKADVLMLGRMHKSSLFWAHVENFCCQLKITGEEMLETGKMQAENFGTEIIEEDVLSILPQGKHFQLTIESGRTFTARSLVLATGTSRNRLGVPGEKELLGKGVSYCVECDGGFFRNEPVAVVGGQSAAVGGSVTLSHTASKVWLINDRFDVAPELLAQAREQGVTILENAEVAAIEGENAVTGLQLKDGTRLDVAGVFIELGAKGVLELAATLGLELDETMKYVQTDKKQRTNIPGVYAAGDICGPPLQIAKAVGEGCVAGIEAASYSKRLKTAQTDADKETD; encoded by the coding sequence ATGAATCGAATCTACGATGTCGTCATCCTCGGCTCCGGTCCCGGCGGCATTCAGGCCGCCATCCACGCGTCCCGCAAAAAAGCGGACGTGCTCATGCTCGGAAGAATGCACAAAAGCAGCCTGTTTTGGGCGCATGTGGAAAACTTCTGCTGCCAGCTCAAAATCACGGGCGAAGAAATGCTCGAAACCGGCAAGATGCAGGCAGAGAACTTCGGCACTGAGATCATTGAAGAAGACGTGCTCTCCATCCTGCCACAAGGCAAACATTTCCAATTGACCATCGAAAGCGGCCGCACCTTTACGGCACGCTCCCTGGTGCTGGCCACAGGCACCAGTCGCAATCGACTGGGCGTCCCCGGTGAAAAAGAACTTCTGGGGAAAGGCGTAAGCTATTGCGTGGAATGCGACGGCGGCTTTTTCCGCAACGAACCGGTGGCAGTGGTGGGCGGCCAGAGTGCCGCCGTGGGCGGATCCGTAACCCTTTCCCATACCGCATCAAAGGTTTGGCTTATCAACGACCGCTTCGACGTGGCTCCGGAACTACTCGCCCAGGCTCGGGAACAAGGCGTCACCATCCTTGAAAATGCCGAAGTCGCAGCCATCGAAGGGGAAAACGCGGTCACCGGTCTACAACTCAAGGACGGCACACGCCTGGATGTTGCCGGGGTGTTCATCGAACTCGGGGCCAAAGGTGTCCTGGAGCTGGCCGCCACTCTTGGGCTGGAACTGGACGAGACCATGAAATACGTGCAGACCGACAAAAAGCAGCGTACCAACATTCCCGGCGTGTACGCCGCTGGCGACATCTGCGGTCCCCCTTTGCAGATCGCCAAGGCCGTGGGCGAAGGATGCGTCGCGGGAATCGAAGCCGCGTCCTATTCCAAGCGGCTCAAGACGGCACAAACCGATGCTGACAAGGAAACCGATTAA
- the rnfG gene encoding RnfABCDGE type electron transport complex subunit G has protein sequence MREMLKMIVVLSLICGLAGLSLASLKKFTAPHIVEQELTFVQGPAIAAVFPTFNNDPVKERHVFTIPDTDQEITVFPAKKDDKLLGVAFETKSRGYGGQIGVMVGFTFDPGTVQGIGVTTMKETPGIGARVAKHGFTGQFRGHELTNLELRSQGGDIDAVSGATISSTASVMAVKKALSIYTALKDDFRRVFAEAAQQ, from the coding sequence ATGCGCGAAATGCTTAAAATGATTGTCGTGCTCTCGCTGATCTGCGGCCTGGCCGGACTCTCCCTGGCCAGCCTGAAAAAATTCACGGCCCCGCACATTGTGGAGCAGGAACTCACTTTCGTCCAAGGTCCGGCCATTGCCGCCGTGTTTCCGACATTCAACAACGACCCCGTGAAGGAACGCCACGTATTCACAATTCCGGATACGGACCAGGAGATCACGGTCTTCCCTGCCAAGAAAGACGACAAGCTGCTGGGTGTGGCCTTTGAAACCAAAAGCCGGGGCTACGGCGGCCAGATCGGCGTCATGGTAGGATTTACATTTGATCCCGGCACGGTCCAGGGCATCGGCGTAACCACCATGAAGGAAACACCGGGGATTGGTGCCCGTGTAGCCAAACACGGATTCACCGGCCAATTCCGCGGGCATGAGCTGACCAACCTGGAACTGCGCTCCCAGGGCGGTGACATCGACGCTGTTTCCGGTGCCACCATATCGTCCACGGCCTCTGTCATGGCTGTGAAAAAAGCCCTGTCCATTTACACGGCCCTGAAGGACGACTTTCGGCGCGTCTTTGCTGAAGCCGCGCAGCAATAG
- a CDS encoding electron transport complex protein RnfA has protein sequence MQEYLLLVLAAIFVNNIVLAQYLGNCPFIGTSKSLSVAGGMGAAVVFVATLSTAITWLVQEYLLLPAGLGYLQTIAFILVIASLVQFVEMFLKKMLPPLYRSLGIFLPLITTNCAVLGIALIVQRKEYDFFKAVVFAFASGVGFALALVILSGIRERLDLVRVPRSLKGTPIALILAGLMSLAFFAFKGMIS, from the coding sequence ATGCAGGAATATCTGCTTCTGGTCCTGGCGGCCATATTCGTCAATAATATTGTCCTGGCCCAATACCTGGGCAACTGTCCCTTTATCGGCACGTCAAAAAGTTTAAGCGTGGCCGGGGGCATGGGCGCGGCCGTAGTCTTTGTGGCAACCCTTTCCACAGCCATCACCTGGCTGGTGCAGGAGTATCTGCTGCTTCCCGCGGGCCTTGGCTACCTGCAAACCATCGCCTTCATTCTGGTCATCGCCTCGCTGGTGCAATTCGTGGAGATGTTCCTGAAAAAGATGCTGCCCCCGCTCTACCGTTCACTGGGTATTTTTCTGCCGCTCATCACCACCAACTGCGCCGTGCTCGGCATCGCTCTCATTGTGCAACGCAAGGAATACGACTTTTTCAAAGCCGTGGTCTTCGCCTTTGCCTCGGGTGTCGGGTTTGCGTTGGCCCTGGTGATCCTTTCCGGCATACGGGAACGGCTGGATTTGGTGCGGGTACCGCGATCCTTGAAGGGTACCCCCATCGCCTTGATTCTGGCCGGACTTATGTCCCTGGCGTTCTTCGCCTTTAAGGGCATGATTTCCTAG
- a CDS encoding TIM44-like domain-containing protein, protein MKPKLLYILCAVLAVCWLTASVPAQAWQWGQANETVSQTTAPQPGDSQAAAPRQPSREPRGFGLQFIPIILIIPLAWLFFRGVHRRRDDQDSDFPSSSSGKGDSRFSQEDDPEHLREAYRRARAQWEWMEGGESRKPREAAASSRAASASADGGFDESEFLRGAKLAYARLTEAFDALDADAAAPFAAEAVVEGLRARARSGAVPTTTELVLVEAELLEHSESGESEEAVVLFDALVRRGNESPEPEEVRQVWRFGRDPRDPSSMWRLERMESYSEPAS, encoded by the coding sequence ATGAAGCCGAAGCTGTTGTATATTCTTTGTGCGGTCCTGGCTGTTTGTTGGTTGACCGCGAGCGTTCCCGCCCAGGCATGGCAGTGGGGACAGGCAAACGAGACCGTCTCACAGACCACCGCGCCGCAGCCCGGTGATTCACAGGCGGCTGCCCCCCGGCAACCGAGCAGGGAACCCAGGGGATTCGGCTTGCAGTTTATCCCCATTATTTTGATTATCCCGCTGGCCTGGTTGTTTTTTCGAGGGGTTCATCGCCGTCGCGACGATCAGGATTCAGATTTCCCGTCGTCCAGCAGTGGGAAGGGCGACAGTCGGTTTTCCCAGGAGGACGATCCCGAACATCTCCGGGAAGCATACCGCCGCGCACGAGCGCAATGGGAATGGATGGAAGGCGGGGAGTCCCGTAAGCCCCGGGAGGCGGCTGCATCTTCCCGGGCGGCGTCGGCATCGGCTGACGGTGGGTTTGATGAAAGTGAGTTTTTGCGCGGTGCCAAACTGGCCTATGCCCGGTTGACCGAGGCATTCGACGCGCTGGATGCGGATGCCGCAGCTCCGTTCGCCGCCGAGGCGGTGGTGGAAGGCTTGCGCGCCCGCGCCCGTTCCGGTGCGGTCCCCACAACCACGGAGTTGGTGCTTGTGGAGGCCGAGCTGTTGGAGCATTCCGAGAGCGGGGAGAGTGAAGAGGCTGTTGTATTGTTCGATGCGTTGGTGCGGCGCGGCAATGAGTCGCCTGAGCCGGAGGAGGTCCGGCAGGTCTGGCGTTTTGGCCGCGACCCCCGCGACCCGTCGTCCATGTGGCGGCTGGAGCGCATGGAATCCTATAGTGAACCCGCATCCTGA
- a CDS encoding cytochrome c3 family protein: MQKRHIPITVVVCLLLAVALAGYLLPATAQKLPVRILFHNNGGRVIFSHLRHHRNYEIACVQCHHETKTEHDRQQAAKAEPVPCGSCHPASFDQDYIAEHVNSFPDKSYCVKCHHAEFGELAFDHEAHKEYAFDDCQACHHGPDIEDEPGHCNQCHDLAGDEYMPSLRDAAHKRCATCHDDMFDKGIKGCSPCHRMKDMTNYSGSYTPCQQCHRTPNPDRELVLTRTNAFHDQCMNCHRDLQKGPYGENDCDKCHIR, encoded by the coding sequence TTGCAAAAACGCCACATTCCCATCACGGTAGTCGTCTGCCTGCTGCTTGCCGTGGCCTTGGCTGGATATCTTCTCCCGGCCACAGCCCAAAAGCTGCCCGTGCGCATTCTGTTTCACAACAACGGCGGCCGGGTGATTTTCTCCCACCTTCGCCATCATCGGAACTACGAAATAGCCTGCGTGCAATGTCACCACGAAACCAAAACGGAACATGACAGACAGCAAGCTGCGAAAGCCGAACCTGTCCCCTGCGGTTCCTGTCATCCCGCATCCTTTGACCAGGACTACATCGCCGAGCACGTCAATTCCTTCCCGGACAAAAGCTACTGCGTGAAATGTCACCACGCGGAATTCGGCGAGCTGGCCTTCGACCACGAAGCACACAAAGAGTATGCCTTTGACGACTGTCAGGCCTGCCACCACGGGCCGGATATCGAGGACGAACCAGGCCACTGCAACCAATGCCATGACCTCGCCGGGGATGAATATATGCCCAGCCTCCGGGACGCGGCCCACAAACGCTGCGCCACCTGTCACGACGATATGTTCGACAAAGGCATCAAAGGGTGCTCGCCCTGCCACCGCATGAAGGATATGACCAATTATTCCGGCTCTTACACCCCGTGTCAGCAATGCCACCGCACTCCGAATCCGGACCGTGAGCTGGTACTCACGCGCACCAATGCCTTCCATGACCAATGCATGAACTGCCACCGGGATCTGCAAAAAGGCCCCTACGGCGAAAACGACTGCGACAAGTGTCACATCAGGTAA